Genomic window (Tripterygium wilfordii isolate XIE 37 chromosome 11, ASM1340144v1, whole genome shotgun sequence):
CTTTTACTTTTTTCGAGTCATTGAACACCCTCTACTTACAATAATGTGCTACGTTGGCCCTTCTATATTATGGTGTTTTTTCCTCAATTTTTGTAGCCTGGGACTTCTATGTCAAGGGTAATTGACCGTGGAAGTGAGAGtatgaagaacaagaagaatggAGCTGACATGTTTTTGTTCTGTCCATCTATGTTTTCATTTATGTGTATGTTCTTGTTTACGTTGGAACTGTTGGACCATATTTTGTAGTATTTGAGGATGGCTTGTGTAATGGATCTATTGGAATCATGTTTATGTACTGAATCTATTTGACTCATTTTTATGGATGGATGTTCATGGATATAAATTTTTTGGAATTCGATGGTCTAATTTGACCCATTTGTTGAAAGTATGAGGGCTTAAAAAACTCATTAATTAAAGTACAGGGGGTTCTTCGATCCTAAAATATGAAGTTTAAAATCATTCCGAAGAAATTATAACATATCTACTTTCATAGTCAAAACAAAGAATTGGACACGTGTCATTATTTTATTTGCCAATGACACGTTATCTCCTAGTCAGCATATTAGAATTTATTAGAAAAATCCAGCTCAAATAGATAACTACCACATAAGCACCATTATAATAGAAGTTCCTTGAGGGGCTAATTTAACCCATTCTTACAAGTAGAGGGTGTTCAATAACCCGAGAAAAAGTAAAGGGGCTCAAATGATCCTTTTGCAAAGTATAGGGGCCTCTGTGGTACTTCTCTCTTCATGTTATGAGACAATAGTTTCGTTTGTTTGGTTAAAATGTTAGCATTCATGCCATCTGAAATACTGAGATTGTTTAGTTCAATTTATGTTGATGGCATATAAGTTGTTTAAAATATTGTAACAAATTATGTAtaagggtattatgcatttgagataaatatttttgaagaattttttACATGAAATTTGTATGATTAGGGTTATCTATTGATAATTCTGCATACCctctgaaatatatatatatatatatatactctaaaAATGTAAGTTTAGACGGAATTCTGTGGCGAGTTTGTAAGTATATTTTCTACTCGcgtgtttggtttttttttaggTCCTTGTGGCGCAAAATGACGTCGTTTGGTTTCTTTGGTTAGGTTTTCGTGGCGTAAAACCATGCCGTTTGGTTCTATTGTTCATAGTCTTCTTCGTGTGAATATGAAGACGAAAGCAGATGTGGACAAAACCAGGGTCTACGTTTCGTGTTGgtgttgcttttgcttttgacCTGCCTCATATTTCCTGTGGTTCATGCATCTAATCTGCAGTCATTTCTTTCCTTCTCATCTCCACTCATTTCTTTCTAATCTACTCGATTTTCCCCTGTTGGTCTTTCAAATTGCAGTGCGGGTGTGCGGCGGAGGAAGATATTTAGCTGCGTCATCTTCGAAGGTGTGTTCCCCCTGCTGCGTAAGTTTAATTGATCGTCTCTGTAAGTCTGCATTGATGTGCAATgatcttttttgtttcattttgataGTCTTATGTGGATCAATCTACATGGTTGTGCTTGCCTACGCCTAGTTCTCCAAGGTACTTTAGCTTGATATTGTAGACCTAATTTCAGTATTGAGTTGTTCACTTATTCTATTTTCACTTCTCGGATCCTTATTATGTGGCCTCACATGGATGGTTGTGGAGCACTCTTGATTTGGTTGCCTTAATTAATCAAAGACACTCTCGTGGGCAATATATATTTGTTGAGTTCCCTTTCTTTTTCGGCTTTAGTCATATTGGTGTTAACTACTCCATTGTTGTGGTGTTTCAGTGCTTCAGCTGTTGATGATTCTTCAGAGACCAAGAGGGGAGTGGGTTTGCGAAGATGATTCGCTTGATCTCTCCCTCATCACTGAGACAGGGCAAATTATTGTTCCCCAATCCGACCATATcactattttaatttttaattcgtTT
Coding sequences:
- the LOC120008485 gene encoding uncharacterized protein LOC120008485 isoform X1, encoding MHLICSHFFPSHLHSFLSNLLDFPLLVFQIAVRVCGGGRYLAASSSKSYVDQSTWLCLPTPSSPRLKDLNIREIRSLEDVPATSASFDGISVQNGGKKLRMFLIQYDNQRMAFGRA